The proteins below are encoded in one region of Corynebacterium sphenisci DSM 44792:
- a CDS encoding DUF3040 domain-containing protein: MALSEQEQRMLDEIESALYAEDPKFTSTMTGHAFGGRSAGAPRGVTIQAVAIAVLGLVLLLGGVALAQMSLWFIALSVVGFIAMFAAGVWSLGTAPGDGAGPAPRRGRGGRGGRGGGGRGPRPPRSPRGGGSGPGSLESRFRNRFEQG; this comes from the coding sequence ATGGCGCTATCCGAGCAGGAGCAGCGGATGCTCGACGAGATCGAGTCCGCGCTGTATGCCGAGGATCCCAAGTTCACCTCGACGATGACCGGGCACGCCTTCGGCGGCCGTTCCGCGGGCGCGCCCCGCGGGGTGACCATCCAGGCCGTGGCGATCGCGGTGCTCGGGCTCGTGCTGCTCCTCGGCGGCGTCGCCCTGGCCCAGATGAGCCTGTGGTTCATCGCGCTGAGCGTGGTCGGCTTCATCGCCATGTTCGCCGCCGGCGTGTGGTCCCTGGGCACGGCCCCGGGCGACGGCGCCGGCCCGGCCCCGCGGCGCGGCCGCGGCGGTCGCGGCGGTCGCGGCGGCGGCGGCCGCGGGCCCCGTCCGCCGCGCAGCCCGCGCGGCGGCGGCTCCGGCCCCGGCAGCCTGGAGTCCCGGTTCCGCAACCGCTTCGAGCAGGGCTGA
- a CDS encoding SAV_6107 family HEPN domain-containing protein gives MHGAYDITGIRGGAHLAPAGAPAAGIGYLGRAVELLRQAEVAAPAERLELAYQAALRVSGALQARRPRRRRAAGHGAWERLRRAAPEYAGWADRFEAYQPVRERVRLGLDRHPDPELVRAVAAAAGDFLAEAEAEFGVLPAVA, from the coding sequence ATGCACGGCGCATACGACATCACCGGGATCCGGGGCGGTGCCCATCTGGCGCCGGCGGGCGCGCCCGCGGCGGGCATCGGCTACCTCGGCCGGGCCGTGGAGCTGCTCCGCCAGGCGGAGGTCGCCGCCCCGGCGGAGCGCCTCGAGCTGGCCTACCAGGCGGCGCTGCGGGTCTCCGGGGCGCTGCAGGCCCGCCGGCCGCGGCGGCGCCGGGCCGCCGGGCACGGGGCCTGGGAGCGGCTGCGCCGGGCCGCCCCGGAGTACGCCGGCTGGGCGGACCGCTTCGAGGCCTACCAGCCGGTCCGGGAGCGGGTCCGGCTCGGCCTGGACCGGCACCCGGATCCGGAGCTGGTCCGCGCGGTGGCGGCCGCCGCGGGGGACTTCCTCGCCGAGGCCGAGGCGGAGTTCGGGGTGCTGCCCGCGGTGGCCTGA
- a CDS encoding GNAT family N-acetyltransferase, with protein sequence MHYSVTPVSREVLRRRMREAVGVYVDAMGYAPAMIDDRIRAWTAHQREPGWAAVAAILHPPATPAAEAVARADCPIVGVAYCHHGTTRQWWHRQVRGGLAGTRPVSEIQALLADYVELAEIHVDPRHQGQGLGPRMLRLLLADRPEPRVLLSTPEAGAEGNRAWRLYRSLGFADVLRDFRFAGDPRPFAVLAADLPLPEAPGPAGAPGARR encoded by the coding sequence GTGCACTACAGCGTCACCCCGGTCAGCCGCGAGGTCCTGCGGCGCCGCATGCGCGAGGCCGTCGGCGTCTACGTCGACGCGATGGGCTACGCCCCCGCGATGATCGACGACCGCATCCGGGCCTGGACCGCCCACCAGCGCGAACCCGGCTGGGCGGCGGTCGCGGCGATCCTGCACCCCCCGGCGACGCCCGCCGCCGAGGCGGTCGCCCGCGCCGACTGCCCGATCGTGGGCGTCGCCTACTGTCATCACGGCACGACCCGGCAGTGGTGGCACCGGCAGGTCCGCGGCGGCCTCGCCGGCACCCGGCCGGTGTCGGAGATCCAGGCGCTGCTCGCCGACTACGTCGAACTCGCCGAAATCCACGTCGACCCCCGCCACCAGGGCCAGGGCCTGGGCCCCCGGATGCTGCGGCTGCTGCTCGCGGACCGCCCCGAGCCAAGGGTGCTGCTGTCCACCCCGGAGGCCGGGGCCGAGGGCAACCGGGCCTGGCGGCTCTACCGCTCCCTGGGCTTCGCCGACGTGCTGCGCGATTTCCGCTTCGCCGGGGATCCGCGGCCCTTCGCGGTGCTCGCCGCCGACCTGCCGCTGCCGGAGGCCCCCGGCCCCGCCGGCGCCCCGGGGGCGCGCCGATGA
- a CDS encoding LppM family (lipo)protein encodes MSPRRRLAAAALALAGLAPAGCVDAEADLVLDDRGAVTGGIEVIAPAGQRDLGAWRPPAQLADRVDATATTVGDRDVLSVTVRGVDFADFATAVEEASGGAVHAELDRPGAEPGSLTGLIDLGGQPAARVRLAVGLPDGVDGSNGALGGDGAVRWTAEGGTATRLWAELPRRPGGGRVILQWAAILALAGAGAAAAAFAWAGRDRRAAPGG; translated from the coding sequence ATGAGCCCGCGGCGCCGGCTGGCGGCCGCCGCGCTGGCCCTGGCCGGGCTCGCCCCGGCCGGCTGCGTGGACGCGGAGGCCGATCTGGTGCTCGACGATCGGGGCGCGGTCACCGGCGGCATCGAGGTGATCGCCCCCGCCGGGCAGCGCGATCTCGGGGCCTGGCGGCCCCCGGCGCAGCTGGCCGACCGGGTGGATGCGACGGCGACCACCGTCGGGGACCGCGACGTGCTCTCGGTGACCGTGCGCGGGGTCGACTTCGCCGATTTCGCCACCGCGGTGGAGGAGGCCAGCGGCGGCGCGGTGCACGCCGAACTGGACCGTCCCGGCGCGGAGCCGGGCTCGCTCACCGGCCTCATCGACCTCGGCGGGCAGCCGGCGGCGCGGGTGCGCCTGGCGGTGGGCCTGCCCGACGGCGTCGACGGCAGCAACGGGGCGCTCGGCGGCGATGGCGCGGTGCGCTGGACCGCCGAGGGCGGCACCGCCACCCGGCTGTGGGCGGAGCTGCCGAGGCGGCCCGGCGGCGGCCGGGTGATCCTGCAGTGGGCGGCGATCCTGGCGCTGGCCGGGGCGGGCGCCGCCGCGGCGGCCTTCGCCTGGGCCGGCCGGGACCGCCGGGCCGCGCCGGGGGGCTAG
- a CDS encoding methylenetetrahydrofolate reductase produces the protein MSASTPSPVPGRQVPIRRALSLPGPGPVPFSVEFMPPRDDAAERRLFEAAEAFHDLGAAFASVTYGAGGGTRARTLRVAEDLAGRPLTTLVHLTLVDHTVAELRGILRGYLRRGLTNLLVLRGDPPGDPLGQWRTTPGGLTYASELIDLIRAEEEFAGFEMGIASFPEGHYRAPDLEADTRHTLAKLRGGAEYSITQMFFDVEDYLRLRDRLAAADPVHGAKPVIPGLMPITSLRSLRRQVSLSGSQLPAGLEERLLAAAAGDEEANRDEIRKVGIEVSTEMAERLIAEGVPGLHFMTLNFTRATQEVLHNLGMAPAWGGGQSMQRDGF, from the coding sequence ATGTCCGCTTCGACCCCGTCCCCGGTCCCCGGCCGGCAGGTCCCGATCCGGCGGGCGCTGAGCCTGCCCGGGCCCGGCCCGGTGCCGTTCTCCGTCGAGTTCATGCCCCCGCGCGACGACGCCGCGGAGCGGCGCCTGTTCGAGGCCGCGGAGGCCTTCCACGATCTCGGCGCGGCCTTCGCCTCGGTGACCTACGGCGCCGGCGGCGGCACCCGGGCGCGCACCCTGCGGGTCGCCGAGGACCTCGCCGGCCGGCCCCTGACCACCCTGGTGCACCTCACCCTGGTGGACCACACCGTGGCGGAGCTGCGCGGCATCCTGCGCGGCTACCTCCGGCGGGGGTTGACCAATCTGCTGGTGCTGCGCGGGGACCCGCCCGGGGACCCGCTGGGGCAGTGGCGGACCACCCCGGGCGGGCTGACCTACGCAAGCGAGCTCATCGACCTGATCCGGGCCGAGGAGGAGTTCGCCGGCTTCGAGATGGGCATCGCCTCCTTCCCGGAGGGCCACTACCGGGCCCCGGATCTGGAGGCGGACACCCGGCACACCCTGGCGAAGCTGCGCGGCGGGGCGGAGTACTCGATCACCCAGATGTTCTTCGACGTGGAGGACTACCTGCGGCTGCGCGACCGGCTCGCCGCGGCGGACCCGGTGCACGGGGCCAAGCCGGTGATCCCGGGGCTGATGCCGATCACCTCGCTGCGCTCGCTGCGCCGCCAGGTGAGCCTGTCCGGCTCCCAGCTGCCCGCCGGGCTGGAGGAGCGGCTGCTGGCCGCCGCCGCCGGCGATGAGGAGGCCAACCGGGACGAGATCCGCAAGGTGGGCATCGAGGTGTCCACCGAGATGGCGGAGCGGCTCATCGCCGAGGGGGTGCCGGGGCTGCACTTCATGACCCTGAACTTCACCCGCGCCACCCAGGAGGTGCTGCACAACCTGGGCATGGCGCCGGCCTGGGGCGGCGGCCAGTCCATGCAGCGCGACGGCTTCTAG
- a CDS encoding polyprenyl synthetase family protein produces the protein MPAPRISPGLAPGEVPGAVTEELRDFLESRRAAVARVDPRFTAVFEALAEFTLEGGKRVRPAFAWAGWLGAGGAAGEEDPAAVFRALCALELVQACALIHDDIIDASDTRRGRPTVHRRFELAHANAGWRGDAARYGQAIAIIAGDVALAWSDDLLHESGLSAAALARARRPWSEMRTEVLGGQVLDITAENSGEGGVAVAERINLFKTAAYTVERPLHIGAAIAGAGPEIIDAYRVFGREIGIAFQLRDDQLGVFGDAEVTGKPAGDDLREGKRTVLVATALDRLAGSDPAAARELDSRLGRVREAADIDRLTRIIVDSGAAEAMEAEIAERTRRALASLGRAPIEPAHRGLLERLAHQVTVRSL, from the coding sequence ATGCCCGCACCGCGCATTTCCCCCGGCCTGGCCCCCGGCGAGGTCCCCGGGGCCGTCACCGAGGAGCTCCGCGATTTCCTGGAGTCGCGCCGCGCCGCGGTGGCCCGGGTCGATCCGCGGTTCACCGCCGTGTTCGAGGCCCTGGCGGAGTTCACCCTGGAGGGCGGCAAGCGGGTGCGCCCGGCCTTCGCCTGGGCCGGCTGGCTCGGCGCCGGCGGCGCCGCCGGCGAGGAGGATCCGGCCGCGGTGTTCCGCGCGCTGTGCGCCCTGGAGCTGGTGCAGGCCTGCGCGCTCATCCACGACGACATCATCGACGCCTCGGACACCCGCCGCGGCCGGCCCACCGTGCACCGCCGCTTCGAGCTGGCGCACGCCAACGCCGGCTGGCGCGGCGACGCCGCCCGCTACGGCCAGGCGATCGCGATCATCGCCGGGGACGTCGCCCTGGCCTGGTCCGATGATCTGCTGCACGAGTCCGGCCTGAGCGCCGCGGCGCTGGCCCGGGCCCGCCGGCCCTGGTCGGAGATGCGCACCGAGGTCCTCGGCGGGCAGGTGCTCGACATCACCGCGGAGAACTCCGGGGAGGGCGGGGTCGCCGTCGCCGAGCGGATCAACCTGTTCAAGACCGCCGCCTACACCGTGGAGCGGCCGCTGCACATCGGCGCCGCGATCGCCGGGGCGGGTCCGGAGATCATCGACGCCTACCGGGTCTTCGGCCGCGAGATCGGGATCGCCTTCCAGCTGCGCGATGACCAGCTCGGCGTCTTCGGCGACGCGGAGGTCACCGGCAAACCCGCCGGCGATGATCTGCGGGAGGGCAAGCGCACCGTGCTGGTGGCCACCGCCCTGGACCGGCTGGCCGGCTCCGACCCGGCCGCCGCCCGGGAGCTGGACTCCCGGCTGGGCCGGGTGCGCGAGGCCGCGGACATCGACCGGCTCACCCGGATCATCGTCGACTCGGGGGCGGCGGAGGCGATGGAGGCCGAGATCGCCGAGCGCACCCGCCGGGCGCTGGCCAGCCTCGGCCGGGCCCCGATCGAGCCGGCGCACCGGGGGCTGCTGGAGCGGCTCGCGCACCAGGTGACGGTGAGGTCGCTGTGA
- the crtI gene encoding phytoene desaturase family protein, whose translation MSLRRVPGRRERVLVIGAGLSGLAAALHLLGDGRRVTVVEAADHVGGRCATERIAAPGAPALRYDTGASVLTMPDLVDRALAAAGLTAAEVDPAFAWAPVAPAYLARYADGREIAVPGADPAGLAGAARAFAAAGGGDGAAAAAGVADLAGLLRRMHDAAFDSFMARSYDSPLDMVAGPAARRDLLRLARLGGFGSLGRLARRRVGDADLARLFSFQALYAGVAPDAARAVYGVIAHMDTGLGVHYPVASAAGSGAGAVPELMAAAVRRAGGEIRTSAPVTALVRDTAGEVVAAEIGGAEPHRIACDAAVATVDRPIVEDWLGLRPRRGLRWSPSAVVAHGAVPVALTRDWPAAHHLISFGRRWAATFAEICAPRGGRLMGDPSLLVTRPAVTAPDRVVDGHEPVSVLAPAPNLDSAPLDWGPLAERYVAELAGVLEDRGLTGLRGGWRVGRVDTPATWAAAGMGAGSPFGLAHLFRQTGPFRPRNLHPAWPANLVAAGSTTVPGVGVPTVLISGALAAGRLGCGGPR comes from the coding sequence GTGAGCCTGCGCCGGGTGCCGGGCCGCCGGGAGCGGGTCCTCGTCATCGGCGCGGGCCTGTCCGGCCTGGCCGCCGCGCTGCACCTGCTCGGCGACGGCCGGCGGGTCACCGTGGTGGAGGCCGCCGACCACGTCGGCGGCCGCTGCGCCACTGAGCGGATCGCCGCCCCCGGGGCCCCGGCGCTGCGCTACGACACCGGCGCCAGCGTGCTCACCATGCCGGATCTCGTCGATCGCGCCCTGGCCGCGGCGGGGCTCACCGCCGCCGAGGTCGATCCCGCGTTCGCCTGGGCGCCGGTGGCCCCCGCCTACCTGGCCCGCTACGCCGACGGCCGGGAGATCGCGGTGCCCGGCGCGGACCCGGCCGGCCTCGCCGGGGCCGCCCGGGCCTTCGCCGCCGCCGGCGGGGGCGATGGCGCGGCCGCCGCGGCCGGGGTCGCCGATCTCGCCGGGCTGCTGCGCCGGATGCACGACGCCGCCTTCGACTCCTTCATGGCCCGCTCCTACGACTCCCCGCTGGACATGGTCGCCGGCCCCGCCGCCCGCCGGGATCTGCTGCGCCTGGCCCGGCTCGGCGGCTTCGGCTCCCTGGGCCGGCTCGCCCGGCGCCGGGTGGGCGACGCCGATCTGGCCCGGCTGTTCAGCTTCCAGGCCCTCTACGCCGGGGTCGCCCCGGACGCCGCCCGCGCCGTCTACGGGGTGATCGCGCATATGGACACCGGCCTGGGCGTGCACTACCCGGTGGCCTCGGCCGCCGGCTCCGGCGCCGGGGCGGTGCCGGAGCTGATGGCCGCCGCGGTGCGCCGCGCCGGCGGGGAGATCCGCACCTCCGCCCCGGTGACCGCCCTGGTCCGCGACACCGCCGGGGAGGTCGTCGCCGCCGAGATCGGCGGGGCCGAACCGCACCGGATCGCCTGCGATGCGGCGGTGGCCACCGTGGACCGGCCGATCGTCGAGGACTGGCTGGGGCTGCGGCCCCGCCGCGGCCTGCGCTGGTCGCCCTCGGCGGTGGTCGCCCACGGCGCGGTGCCGGTGGCGCTCACCCGGGACTGGCCGGCGGCGCACCACCTGATCTCCTTCGGCCGGCGCTGGGCGGCCACCTTCGCCGAGATCTGCGCCCCGCGCGGCGGGCGGCTCATGGGCGATCCCTCGCTGCTGGTGACCCGGCCGGCGGTCACCGCCCCCGACCGGGTGGTGGACGGCCACGAGCCGGTGAGCGTGCTCGCCCCGGCGCCGAACCTGGACTCCGCGCCCCTGGACTGGGGCCCGCTGGCCGAACGCTACGTCGCCGAACTCGCCGGCGTCCTCGAGGATCGGGGGCTGACCGGGCTGCGCGGGGGCTGGCGGGTCGGCCGGGTGGACACCCCGGCGACCTGGGCGGCGGCCGGGATGGGCGCCGGCTCCCCCTTCGGGCTGGCGCACCTGTTCCGGCAGACCGGGCCCTTCCGGCCCCGCAACCTGCACCCGGCGTGGCCGGCGAACCTGGTCGCCGCCGGGTCCACCACCGTGCCCGGGGTGGGCGTGCCCACGGTGCTCATTTCCGGGGCGCTGGCCGCCGGCCGGCTCGGCTGCGGGGGCCCGCGATGA
- a CDS encoding alpha-(1->6)-mannopyranosyltransferase A — MSAPAGIGPRARRVLADPAPLGAAGAALIAVGSYGAGATRYRGGVVEALGMRWITYGHGFAAFETLIWAGVAALLVAWLRAGRALVWAPGPEPAPPAARLARVRRLVAWWAGPLALAGPVFSRDVYSYLMQGAMVRDGYDPYTQGAAVNPGPMLLEVSADWRNTTTPYGPLHLGIGKWITAAVGDSVGVGVIAFRLLALAGFAAIVWAAPRIARALGGNPALALWLGPLNPLVLLHLVGGMHNEALMVGLVSLATVAALELPRRRGAALAAALVGVAVSLKATAVIALPFLVWVALTRRAPLPGLRDALRRLPGLLAAGLGMTGLAVAVLAAVTWATGTSWGWVGELSGNTKVVNPLAAPSAVAGIISGVMAWIDDSVTFNVVVAVTRRISAVLMLAGLVATWVLFRATPRRNIAGSCAAYGVMVVFNAVTLPWYYASLLVPLGAVRPPRWVSLGAVGATVLLCLSFAGGGNNRLYEPLWMILVTLAAIAAVRWLDTGSLRPPRSRLPGGGGPADPAAPAGGAGSPTAAAGSGEAPR; from the coding sequence ATGAGCGCGCCCGCCGGGATCGGGCCCCGGGCCCGCCGCGTCCTCGCCGACCCGGCGCCGCTCGGCGCCGCCGGGGCCGCGCTCATCGCGGTGGGCTCCTACGGCGCCGGGGCGACCCGCTACCGCGGCGGCGTGGTGGAGGCCCTCGGGATGCGCTGGATCACCTACGGGCACGGCTTCGCCGCCTTCGAGACCCTGATCTGGGCCGGCGTGGCCGCCCTGCTGGTGGCCTGGCTGCGCGCCGGCCGGGCCCTGGTGTGGGCCCCCGGGCCGGAGCCGGCCCCGCCCGCGGCCCGGCTGGCCCGGGTACGCCGGCTGGTGGCCTGGTGGGCGGGGCCGCTGGCCCTGGCCGGGCCGGTGTTCTCCCGGGACGTGTACTCCTACCTCATGCAGGGCGCCATGGTGCGCGACGGCTACGACCCCTACACCCAGGGCGCGGCGGTCAACCCGGGCCCGATGCTGCTGGAGGTCTCCGCCGACTGGCGCAACACCACCACCCCCTACGGGCCGCTGCACCTGGGCATCGGCAAGTGGATCACCGCCGCCGTCGGCGACAGCGTCGGCGTCGGGGTGATCGCCTTCCGGCTGCTCGCCCTGGCCGGCTTCGCCGCGATCGTCTGGGCCGCGCCCCGGATCGCGCGGGCCCTGGGCGGCAACCCGGCCCTGGCGCTGTGGCTGGGCCCGCTGAACCCGCTGGTGCTGCTGCACCTGGTCGGCGGCATGCACAATGAGGCGCTGATGGTGGGCCTGGTCTCCCTGGCCACGGTCGCCGCCCTGGAGCTGCCCCGGCGGCGCGGCGCGGCGCTGGCCGCGGCGCTGGTCGGCGTGGCGGTGTCGCTGAAGGCCACCGCGGTCATCGCGCTGCCCTTCCTGGTGTGGGTGGCGCTGACCCGCCGGGCCCCGCTGCCGGGCCTGCGCGACGCGCTCCGCCGGCTGCCGGGGCTGCTCGCCGCGGGTCTGGGCATGACCGGGCTGGCCGTGGCGGTGCTCGCCGCGGTGACCTGGGCCACCGGCACCAGCTGGGGCTGGGTGGGCGAGCTCAGCGGCAACACCAAGGTGGTCAACCCGCTGGCCGCGCCCAGCGCGGTGGCCGGGATCATCTCCGGGGTGATGGCCTGGATCGACGATTCGGTGACCTTCAACGTGGTGGTGGCCGTCACCCGGCGGATCTCGGCGGTGCTCATGCTCGCCGGCCTGGTCGCCACCTGGGTGCTGTTCCGGGCCACCCCCCGGCGCAACATCGCCGGCAGCTGCGCCGCCTACGGGGTGATGGTGGTGTTCAACGCGGTGACCCTGCCCTGGTACTACGCCTCGCTGCTGGTGCCGCTGGGCGCGGTGCGCCCGCCCCGGTGGGTGAGCCTGGGCGCGGTGGGCGCCACCGTGCTGCTCTGCCTGTCCTTCGCCGGCGGCGGCAACAACCGCCTCTACGAGCCGCTGTGGATGATCCTGGTCACCCTCGCCGCGATCGCGGCGGTGCGCTGGCTGGACACCGGCTCCCTCCGCCCGCCGCGGTCCCGGCTCCCCGGGGGCGGGGGCCCCGCGGATCCGGCCGCGCCCGCCGGCGGGGCCGGCTCCCCCACCGCCGCGGCCGGGTCCGGGGAGGCGCCGCGATGA
- a CDS encoding phytoene/squalene synthase family protein — protein MRLSPGRLAEAQRLCRGITEANGRTYALATRLLTPGRRRAVWALYAWARVVDDIVDGPGAADPAAAAGRVRALHAGLRAFLGDPRGDLSGIEPGGREWLVLGAAAHEIRHWGIDPSLIEDFVASMLMDVPGAAEHRDRYADWAQLAEYMWGSAAVIGLQLLPVLGTRVPAAEAAPHAVALGEAFQVTNFLRDVAEDLDRGRIYLPMAEWAAFGVDEAMLADCAARGAATAEVVAAMRHFAAVNRAQYRRADPGVPMLTAPGRQTVRTARVLYGGILDRLAEQGHDPFAGRAVVPPVRRLATALPQAAAASAAVAGSAAGRGLGRLGALLRG, from the coding sequence ATGAGGCTCTCCCCCGGCCGGCTCGCCGAGGCGCAGCGGCTCTGCCGCGGCATCACCGAGGCCAATGGCCGCACCTACGCCCTGGCCACCCGGCTGCTCACCCCCGGCCGGCGCCGCGCGGTGTGGGCGCTCTACGCCTGGGCGCGGGTGGTCGACGACATCGTCGACGGCCCCGGCGCCGCCGACCCGGCCGCCGCCGCGGGGCGGGTGCGGGCCCTGCACGCGGGCCTGCGCGCCTTCCTCGGCGATCCCCGCGGGGACCTGTCCGGAATCGAGCCCGGCGGCCGGGAGTGGCTGGTGCTCGGCGCCGCCGCGCACGAGATCCGGCACTGGGGGATCGACCCGTCGCTGATCGAGGATTTCGTGGCCTCGATGCTCATGGACGTGCCCGGCGCCGCCGAGCACCGGGACCGCTACGCCGACTGGGCGCAGCTGGCGGAGTACATGTGGGGCTCCGCGGCGGTGATCGGGCTGCAGCTGCTGCCGGTGCTGGGCACCCGGGTGCCGGCCGCCGAGGCCGCCCCGCATGCGGTGGCCCTCGGCGAGGCCTTCCAGGTGACGAACTTCCTGCGCGACGTGGCCGAGGACCTGGACCGGGGCCGGATCTACCTGCCGATGGCGGAGTGGGCGGCCTTCGGGGTGGACGAGGCGATGCTCGCCGACTGCGCCGCGCGCGGGGCGGCCACCGCGGAGGTGGTCGCCGCGATGCGGCATTTCGCGGCCGTGAACCGGGCCCAGTACCGGCGGGCGGATCCGGGGGTGCCGATGCTCACCGCCCCGGGCCGGCAGACCGTGCGCACCGCCCGGGTGCTCTACGGCGGGATCCTGGACCGCCTCGCCGAGCAGGGCCACGACCCCTTCGCCGGGCGGGCGGTGGTGCCCCCGGTTCGCCGGCTGGCCACGGCGCTGCCGCAGGCGGCCGCGGCCTCGGCGGCGGTGGCCGGCTCCGCGGCCGGCCGGGGCCTGGGCCGGCTCGGCGCGCTGCTGCGCGGCTGA
- a CDS encoding Rv2175c family DNA-binding protein has translation MAAVKKIPACADVLDPAEPTLDLPAVAGRLGAPVTRVHALLQEGRLVAVTREGVPRVPAAFLDDDGVNRFVPGVLALLHDGGHSPEEMLRWLFAEDDSLPGRPVDALHGHLAREVRRRAQAMAL, from the coding sequence ATCGCGGCCGTGAAGAAGATCCCAGCCTGCGCCGACGTCCTCGACCCCGCCGAACCCACCCTGGACCTGCCCGCCGTCGCCGGGCGGCTGGGGGCGCCGGTCACCCGGGTGCACGCGCTGCTCCAGGAGGGCCGCCTGGTGGCGGTGACCCGCGAGGGGGTGCCGCGGGTGCCCGCGGCCTTCCTCGACGACGACGGGGTCAACCGCTTCGTGCCCGGGGTGCTGGCGCTGCTGCACGACGGGGGCCATTCCCCGGAGGAGATGCTGCGCTGGCTCTTCGCCGAGGACGACTCCCTGCCGGGCCGGCCGGTGGACGCGCTGCACGGCCATCTCGCCCGGGAGGTGCGCCGCCGCGCCCAGGCGATGGCGCTCTAG